Proteins encoded in a region of the Equus asinus isolate D_3611 breed Donkey chromosome X, EquAss-T2T_v2, whole genome shotgun sequence genome:
- the IRS4 gene encoding insulin receptor substrate 4 isoform X2, producing the protein MASCSSALDQATRRGRAAAAATAAALAAVATTPLLSSGTPTALIGTGSSCPGAMWLSTATGSRSDSESDEEDLPVGDEVCKRGYLRKQKHGHRRYFVLKLETADAPARLEYYENARKFRHSVRAAAAAAAAAASGAAVPALIPPRRVITLYQCFSVSQRADARYRHLIALFTQDEYFAMVAENESEQESWYLLLSRLILESKRRRCGTPGAQPDGEPAALAAAAAAEPPFYKDVWQVVVKPRGLGHRKELSGVFRLCLTDEEVVFVRLNTEVASVVVQLLSIRRCGHSEQYFFLEVGRSTVIGPGELWMQVDDCVVAQNMHELFLEKMRALCADEYRARCRSYSVSIGAHLLTLLSARRHLDVLPLEPSGWLRRSRFEQFCHLRAIGDGEDEMLLTRRYMTPSEPVHPSRRGRLYVPRARRSRRAVSVPASCFRHLAPNPVRAPRPAEARNLGTCLSPEASGSGSGNSGEEGNPEGKEGQEGNGGDYMPMNNWGSGNGRGSGGGQGSSGQGSSSQGSDGNQCSGGGQGSGGGQGSSGGQGSGGQGAGGNQCSGDGQGTTGGHGSGGGQGAGGGHGSGSGQGPGDGHGSGGGKNSGGGKGSGSGKGSDGNGERGKSLKKRSYFGKLTQSKQQQMPPPPPPPPPPPPAGATGGKGKSGGRFRLYFCADRGATKERKEAKEVKDVESPEDAARGPHRVRAFDEDEDDPYVPMRPGVAAPLASSSDYMPMAPQNVSASEKRHSRSPFEDSRGYMMMFPRVSPPSAPNPPKAPDPEKEDDSKDNDSDSDYMFMAPGAGAIPKNPRNPQGGSSSKSWSSYFSLPNPLQSSPLGQSDHSEYVPMLPGKLLGKGLDKEASSQGDPKDAASKPSVKQSFSKPGDGGSPSKPSDESPPKIKAKRPNRLSFITKGNKIKPKPQKPTREQREADSSSGYVNVDFTKRDSNTPAPSTQGLPGLWGIIADPRRSVFSNYVNVEFGVPFPNPGNDLSHLLRAIPGANPLFLDGARWPLLPLPPSATGSNANEEEGDYIEVMFNPAMIPAVPFADRAIRYDAETGRIYVVDPFSECCMDISLSPSRCSEPPPVARLLLEEELERRRPQSRSQGFFASTRAAVSAFPTDSLERDLSASLASAAALAAAPTLGVGRALAAASALAAAPGIGAAASGFEAAAGFDSASVRWFQPVANAADAEAVMGAQDVASGSNPRAQNPSSDLDGDEDGTGEAAAAAAVPPTPPRRQMPRPPEQEDSDDDDDTYVRMDFARSDNKKFDSPRRE; encoded by the exons ATGGCGAGTTGCTCCTCTGCTCTCGACCAAGCGACAAGGAGAGGGAGAGCTGCAGCAGCGGCAACAGCAGCAGCTCTAGCTGCGGTGGCGACCACCCCACTTCTTTCCTCGGGAACCCCGACCGCACTCATTGGGACCGGGTCGTCCTGTCCGGGAGCCATGTGGCTCTCTACGGCCACTGGCTCCCGGTCAGACTCCGAGTCCGATGAGGAGGACCTCCCCGTCGGGGACGAAGTCTGCAAACGCGGATACCTGCGGAAGCAGAAGCATGGGCACAGGCGCTACTTCGTGCTCAAACTCGAGACCGCCGACGCCCCAGCTCGGCTGGAATACTACGAAAATGCCAGGAAGTTCCGGCACAGTGTCCGCGCCGCGGCGGCTGCAGCAGCGGCGGCCGCCTCTGGCGCCGCGGTCCCCGCGCTCATCCCACCGCGGCGCGTGATCACCTTGTACCAGTGCTTCTCGGTGAGCCAGCGAGCCGACGCAAGGTACCGACACCTCATTGCCCTTTTCACCCAAGACGAGTATTTCGCGATGGTGGCCGAGAACGAGTCGGAGCAAGAGAGCTGGTACTTGCTGCTCAGCCGCCTCATCCTCGAGAGCAAGCGCCGCCGCTGCGGCACGCCCGGCGCGCAGCCGGATGGAGAGCCGGCGGCGCTGGCGGCTGCAGCGGCGGCGGAGCCACCCTTCTACAAAGATGTGTGGCAGGTAGTAGTCAAACCCAGGGGGCTGGGGCACAGAAAAGAGCTGAGCGGCGTGTTCCGGCTCTGTCTTACCGACGAGGAGGTTGTGTTTGTGAGGCTGAATACCGAGGTGGCCAGCGTGGTTGTCCAGCTCCTGAGCATCCGTCGCTGCGGGCACTCAGAGCAGTATTTCTTCTTGGAAGTCGGCAGGTCCACCGTCATCGGTCCGGGGGAGCTCTGGATGCAGGTTGATGACTGTGTAGTGGCCCAAAACATGCATGAGCTGTTTTTGGAGAAGATGAGAGCCTTGTGTGCAGACGAGTACAGAGCCCGCTGCCGCAGCTACAGCGTCAGCATCGGCGCCCACCTGTTAACCCTGCTGTCCGCTAGGAGGCACCTGGACGTGCTGCCGCTGGAGCCCAGCGGCTGGCTCAGAAGGTCCCGCTTTGAGCAGTTTTGCCACCTCAGGGCCATCGGTGACGGGGAAGACGAAATGCTCCTCACCAGGCGCTACATGACACCCAGCGAGCCTGTACACCCCTCGAGGAGAGGAAGACTGTACGTGCCCAGAGCGCGCAGGTCCAGGAGAGCAGTTTCAGTGCCAGCCAGCTGTTTTCGCCACTTAGCACCCAACCCGGTGCGTGCTCCGCGCCCTGCAGAAGCCCGCAACCTTGGAACTTGCCTGTCTCCAGAAGCATCTGGTTCTGGCTCTGGTAACTCTGGGGAGGAAGGCAATCCTGAGGGCAAAGAGGGTCAGGAAGGAAATGGAGGCGACTACATGCCCATGAACAATTGGGGCTCAGGAAATGGCCGAGGCTCAGGAGGTGGCCAGGGCTCAAGTGGCCAAGGCTCCAGTAGCCAGGGCTCAGATGGAAACCAGTGCTCAGGTGGAGGGCAGGGCTCCGGAGGTGGCCAGGGCTCAAGTGGCGGCCAGGGGTCAGGGGGCCAAGGTGCAGGAGGAAACCAGTGCTCAGGAGATGGCCAAGGCACCACAGGTGGTCATGGCTCAGGTGGTGGCCAGGGAGCTGGAGGTGGGCACGGCTCAGGCAGTGGCCAGGGACCTGGAGATGGCCATGGCTCAGGCGGCGGCAAGAACTCTGGAGGGGGCAAAGGCTCAGGAAGTGGGAAAGGCTCTGATGGCAATGGTGAACGTGGAAAATCTCTGAAGAAAAGATCCTACTTTGGCAAATTAACTCAAAGCAAGCAACAGCAAatgccaccacctccaccacctccacctccacctccgcCAGCTGGAGCAACAGGTGGAAAAGGGAAGTCCGGGGGAAGGTTCCGACTTTATTTTTGTGCTGACAGAGGAGCCACAAAAGAACGCAAAGAAGCCAAAGAAGTCAAAGATGTAGAGAGCCCCGAAGATGCAGCTCGGGGTCCCCACAGAGTCAGAGCTTTTGATGAAGATGAGGATGACCCATACGTGCCAATGAGGccaggggtggctgcccctctcGCAAGCTCCAGTGATTATATGCCAATGGCTCCTCAAAATGTCTCTGCTTCAGAAAAGCGCCATTCTCGATCACCTTTTGAAGATTCAAGAGGGTACATGATGATGTTTCCCAGGGTGAGCCCACCCTCTGCCCCAAATCCTCCAAAAGCACCAGATCCTGAGAAAGAGGATGACTCAAAGGATAACGACAGCGACAGTGACTACATGTTTATGGCTCCTGGAGCCGGTGCAATTCCAAAAAACCCCAGAAATCCTCAGGGAGGCTCTTCCTCCAAAAGTTGGAGCTCCTACTTCTCTCTGCCAAATCCACTTCAGAGCTCCCCGTTGGGCCAGAGTGACCACAGTGAGTATGTTCCAATGTTACCTGGCAAATTACTGGGGAAGGGCCTGGACAAAGAAGCCTCATCTCAGGGGGACCCCAAAGATGCAGCTTCAAAGCCTTCAGTTAAGCAGTCATTCTCAAAGCCTGGAGATGGGGGGTCACCTTCAAAGCCTTCAGATGAGAGCCCCCCCAAGATCAAGGCTAAGAGACCTAACCGACTTTCTTTtattacaaaaggaaataaaatcaagcCAAAACCACAAAAGCCCACACGTGAGCAGAGAGAAGCTGACAGCTCTAGTGGCTACGTCAACGTTGACTTCACTAAAAGAGATAGCAATACACCAGCACCCTCTACTCAAGGACTGCCAGGTTTGTGGGGCATAATTGCTGACCCCAGACGGTCAGTCTTTTCTAATTACGTGAATGTTGAGTTCGGAGTGCCATTTCCAAATCCAGGAAACGACCTCTCACATCTTTTAAGAGCTATTCCAGGTGCCAACCCTCTCTTTCTGGACGGTGCTAGGTGGCcacttctgcctcttcctcccagTGCTACAGGGAGCAATGCTAATGAGGAAGAGGGGGACTACATTGAAGTGATGTTCAACCCAGCAATGATACCAGCCGTGCCTTTTGCTGACCGTGCCATTCGCTATGATGCTGAAACAGGTCGAATCTATGTGGTCGACCCATTTTCTGAGTGCTGTATGgacatttctctttctcccagcCGATGCTCTGAACCACCACCTGTAGCTAGGCTGCTGCTGGAAGAAGAGCTAGAGAGAAGACGTCCACAAAGCCGTTCGCAAGGTTTCTTTGCATCCACCAGAGCCGCTGTCTCAGCTTTCCCAACCGACAGCCTGGAGAGAGACCTCTCCGCTTCCTTAGCCTCGGCCGCCGCTTTGGCCGCTGCGCCAACCTTAGGCGTGGGCCGGGCTTTAGCCGCCGCCTCCGCCCTCGCTGCGGCCCCGGGCATCGGCGCAGCTGCCTCGGGCTTCGAGGCCGCCGCTGGATTTGACTCCGCCTCCGTCCGCTGGTTCCAACCTGTTGCTAATGCTGCTGATGCCGAAGCAGTAATGGGGGCCCAAGACGTTGCCAGTGGCTCGAACCCTAGAGCCCAAAACCCATCTTCAGACCTTGACGGAGATGAGGACGGGACTGGCGAGGCTGCGGCTGCAGCTGCCGTCCCCCCCACACCACCTCGCCGCCAGATGCCGAGACCCCCCGAGCAAGAAGATTCTGACGACGACGACGACACATACGTGAGAATGGACTTCGCCAGATCTGACAACAAGAAGTTCGACTCTCCCCGAAGAG AGTGA
- the IRS4 gene encoding insulin receptor substrate 4 isoform X1: MASCSSALDQATRRGRAAAAATAAALAAVATTPLLSSGTPTALIGTGSSCPGAMWLSTATGSRSDSESDEEDLPVGDEVCKRGYLRKQKHGHRRYFVLKLETADAPARLEYYENARKFRHSVRAAAAAAAAAASGAAVPALIPPRRVITLYQCFSVSQRADARYRHLIALFTQDEYFAMVAENESEQESWYLLLSRLILESKRRRCGTPGAQPDGEPAALAAAAAAEPPFYKDVWQVVVKPRGLGHRKELSGVFRLCLTDEEVVFVRLNTEVASVVVQLLSIRRCGHSEQYFFLEVGRSTVIGPGELWMQVDDCVVAQNMHELFLEKMRALCADEYRARCRSYSVSIGAHLLTLLSARRHLDVLPLEPSGWLRRSRFEQFCHLRAIGDGEDEMLLTRRYMTPSEPVHPSRRGRLYVPRARRSRRAVSVPASCFRHLAPNPVRAPRPAEARNLGTCLSPEASGSGSGNSGEEGNPEGKEGQEGNGGDYMPMNNWGSGNGRGSGGGQGSSGQGSSSQGSDGNQCSGGGQGSGGGQGSSGGQGSGGQGAGGNQCSGDGQGTTGGHGSGGGQGAGGGHGSGSGQGPGDGHGSGGGKNSGGGKGSGSGKGSDGNGERGKSLKKRSYFGKLTQSKQQQMPPPPPPPPPPPPAGATGGKGKSGGRFRLYFCADRGATKERKEAKEVKDVESPEDAARGPHRVRAFDEDEDDPYVPMRPGVAAPLASSSDYMPMAPQNVSASEKRHSRSPFEDSRGYMMMFPRVSPPSAPNPPKAPDPEKEDDSKDNDSDSDYMFMAPGAGAIPKNPRNPQGGSSSKSWSSYFSLPNPLQSSPLGQSDHSEYVPMLPGKLLGKGLDKEASSQGDPKDAASKPSVKQSFSKPGDGGSPSKPSDESPPKIKAKRPNRLSFITKGNKIKPKPQKPTREQREADSSSGYVNVDFTKRDSNTPAPSTQGLPGLWGIIADPRRSVFSNYVNVEFGVPFPNPGNDLSHLLRAIPGANPLFLDGARWPLLPLPPSATGSNANEEEGDYIEVMFNPAMIPAVPFADRAIRYDAETGRIYVVDPFSECCMDISLSPSRCSEPPPVARLLLEEELERRRPQSRSQGFFASTRAAVSAFPTDSLERDLSASLASAAALAAAPTLGVGRALAAASALAAAPGIGAAASGFEAAAGFDSASVRWFQPVANAADAEAVMGAQDVASGSNPRAQNPSSDLDGDEDGTGEAAAAAAVPPTPPRRQMPRPPEQEDSDDDDDTYVRMDFARSDNKKFDSPRRVQRLLQGTRPPSSAPLPIMHPLNKQKAKRVIPELLFIRQMGISIKSPLQSDYIATKTHFRRKVMSMEFHLCLLQICLKERKFRGF, encoded by the exons ATGGCGAGTTGCTCCTCTGCTCTCGACCAAGCGACAAGGAGAGGGAGAGCTGCAGCAGCGGCAACAGCAGCAGCTCTAGCTGCGGTGGCGACCACCCCACTTCTTTCCTCGGGAACCCCGACCGCACTCATTGGGACCGGGTCGTCCTGTCCGGGAGCCATGTGGCTCTCTACGGCCACTGGCTCCCGGTCAGACTCCGAGTCCGATGAGGAGGACCTCCCCGTCGGGGACGAAGTCTGCAAACGCGGATACCTGCGGAAGCAGAAGCATGGGCACAGGCGCTACTTCGTGCTCAAACTCGAGACCGCCGACGCCCCAGCTCGGCTGGAATACTACGAAAATGCCAGGAAGTTCCGGCACAGTGTCCGCGCCGCGGCGGCTGCAGCAGCGGCGGCCGCCTCTGGCGCCGCGGTCCCCGCGCTCATCCCACCGCGGCGCGTGATCACCTTGTACCAGTGCTTCTCGGTGAGCCAGCGAGCCGACGCAAGGTACCGACACCTCATTGCCCTTTTCACCCAAGACGAGTATTTCGCGATGGTGGCCGAGAACGAGTCGGAGCAAGAGAGCTGGTACTTGCTGCTCAGCCGCCTCATCCTCGAGAGCAAGCGCCGCCGCTGCGGCACGCCCGGCGCGCAGCCGGATGGAGAGCCGGCGGCGCTGGCGGCTGCAGCGGCGGCGGAGCCACCCTTCTACAAAGATGTGTGGCAGGTAGTAGTCAAACCCAGGGGGCTGGGGCACAGAAAAGAGCTGAGCGGCGTGTTCCGGCTCTGTCTTACCGACGAGGAGGTTGTGTTTGTGAGGCTGAATACCGAGGTGGCCAGCGTGGTTGTCCAGCTCCTGAGCATCCGTCGCTGCGGGCACTCAGAGCAGTATTTCTTCTTGGAAGTCGGCAGGTCCACCGTCATCGGTCCGGGGGAGCTCTGGATGCAGGTTGATGACTGTGTAGTGGCCCAAAACATGCATGAGCTGTTTTTGGAGAAGATGAGAGCCTTGTGTGCAGACGAGTACAGAGCCCGCTGCCGCAGCTACAGCGTCAGCATCGGCGCCCACCTGTTAACCCTGCTGTCCGCTAGGAGGCACCTGGACGTGCTGCCGCTGGAGCCCAGCGGCTGGCTCAGAAGGTCCCGCTTTGAGCAGTTTTGCCACCTCAGGGCCATCGGTGACGGGGAAGACGAAATGCTCCTCACCAGGCGCTACATGACACCCAGCGAGCCTGTACACCCCTCGAGGAGAGGAAGACTGTACGTGCCCAGAGCGCGCAGGTCCAGGAGAGCAGTTTCAGTGCCAGCCAGCTGTTTTCGCCACTTAGCACCCAACCCGGTGCGTGCTCCGCGCCCTGCAGAAGCCCGCAACCTTGGAACTTGCCTGTCTCCAGAAGCATCTGGTTCTGGCTCTGGTAACTCTGGGGAGGAAGGCAATCCTGAGGGCAAAGAGGGTCAGGAAGGAAATGGAGGCGACTACATGCCCATGAACAATTGGGGCTCAGGAAATGGCCGAGGCTCAGGAGGTGGCCAGGGCTCAAGTGGCCAAGGCTCCAGTAGCCAGGGCTCAGATGGAAACCAGTGCTCAGGTGGAGGGCAGGGCTCCGGAGGTGGCCAGGGCTCAAGTGGCGGCCAGGGGTCAGGGGGCCAAGGTGCAGGAGGAAACCAGTGCTCAGGAGATGGCCAAGGCACCACAGGTGGTCATGGCTCAGGTGGTGGCCAGGGAGCTGGAGGTGGGCACGGCTCAGGCAGTGGCCAGGGACCTGGAGATGGCCATGGCTCAGGCGGCGGCAAGAACTCTGGAGGGGGCAAAGGCTCAGGAAGTGGGAAAGGCTCTGATGGCAATGGTGAACGTGGAAAATCTCTGAAGAAAAGATCCTACTTTGGCAAATTAACTCAAAGCAAGCAACAGCAAatgccaccacctccaccacctccacctccacctccgcCAGCTGGAGCAACAGGTGGAAAAGGGAAGTCCGGGGGAAGGTTCCGACTTTATTTTTGTGCTGACAGAGGAGCCACAAAAGAACGCAAAGAAGCCAAAGAAGTCAAAGATGTAGAGAGCCCCGAAGATGCAGCTCGGGGTCCCCACAGAGTCAGAGCTTTTGATGAAGATGAGGATGACCCATACGTGCCAATGAGGccaggggtggctgcccctctcGCAAGCTCCAGTGATTATATGCCAATGGCTCCTCAAAATGTCTCTGCTTCAGAAAAGCGCCATTCTCGATCACCTTTTGAAGATTCAAGAGGGTACATGATGATGTTTCCCAGGGTGAGCCCACCCTCTGCCCCAAATCCTCCAAAAGCACCAGATCCTGAGAAAGAGGATGACTCAAAGGATAACGACAGCGACAGTGACTACATGTTTATGGCTCCTGGAGCCGGTGCAATTCCAAAAAACCCCAGAAATCCTCAGGGAGGCTCTTCCTCCAAAAGTTGGAGCTCCTACTTCTCTCTGCCAAATCCACTTCAGAGCTCCCCGTTGGGCCAGAGTGACCACAGTGAGTATGTTCCAATGTTACCTGGCAAATTACTGGGGAAGGGCCTGGACAAAGAAGCCTCATCTCAGGGGGACCCCAAAGATGCAGCTTCAAAGCCTTCAGTTAAGCAGTCATTCTCAAAGCCTGGAGATGGGGGGTCACCTTCAAAGCCTTCAGATGAGAGCCCCCCCAAGATCAAGGCTAAGAGACCTAACCGACTTTCTTTtattacaaaaggaaataaaatcaagcCAAAACCACAAAAGCCCACACGTGAGCAGAGAGAAGCTGACAGCTCTAGTGGCTACGTCAACGTTGACTTCACTAAAAGAGATAGCAATACACCAGCACCCTCTACTCAAGGACTGCCAGGTTTGTGGGGCATAATTGCTGACCCCAGACGGTCAGTCTTTTCTAATTACGTGAATGTTGAGTTCGGAGTGCCATTTCCAAATCCAGGAAACGACCTCTCACATCTTTTAAGAGCTATTCCAGGTGCCAACCCTCTCTTTCTGGACGGTGCTAGGTGGCcacttctgcctcttcctcccagTGCTACAGGGAGCAATGCTAATGAGGAAGAGGGGGACTACATTGAAGTGATGTTCAACCCAGCAATGATACCAGCCGTGCCTTTTGCTGACCGTGCCATTCGCTATGATGCTGAAACAGGTCGAATCTATGTGGTCGACCCATTTTCTGAGTGCTGTATGgacatttctctttctcccagcCGATGCTCTGAACCACCACCTGTAGCTAGGCTGCTGCTGGAAGAAGAGCTAGAGAGAAGACGTCCACAAAGCCGTTCGCAAGGTTTCTTTGCATCCACCAGAGCCGCTGTCTCAGCTTTCCCAACCGACAGCCTGGAGAGAGACCTCTCCGCTTCCTTAGCCTCGGCCGCCGCTTTGGCCGCTGCGCCAACCTTAGGCGTGGGCCGGGCTTTAGCCGCCGCCTCCGCCCTCGCTGCGGCCCCGGGCATCGGCGCAGCTGCCTCGGGCTTCGAGGCCGCCGCTGGATTTGACTCCGCCTCCGTCCGCTGGTTCCAACCTGTTGCTAATGCTGCTGATGCCGAAGCAGTAATGGGGGCCCAAGACGTTGCCAGTGGCTCGAACCCTAGAGCCCAAAACCCATCTTCAGACCTTGACGGAGATGAGGACGGGACTGGCGAGGCTGCGGCTGCAGCTGCCGTCCCCCCCACACCACCTCGCCGCCAGATGCCGAGACCCCCCGAGCAAGAAGATTCTGACGACGACGACGACACATACGTGAGAATGGACTTCGCCAGATCTGACAACAAGAAGTTCGACTCTCCCCGAAGAG TCCAGCGCCTTCTTCAAGGTACCAGAcccccttcctctgccccacTCCCGATTATGCACCCTCTCAATAAGCAGAAGGCCAAGAGAGTAATACCAGAACTTCTTTTTATTAGACAGATGGGCATTTCAATCAAATCTCCTTTGCAG AGTGATTACATTGCCACAAAAacacattttagaagaaaagtgATGTCTATGGAATTTCATCTTTGTCTACTCCAGATCtgcctaaaagaaagaaaattcagaggCTTCTGA